In one window of Carcharodon carcharias isolate sCarCar2 chromosome 14, sCarCar2.pri, whole genome shotgun sequence DNA:
- the slc32a1 gene encoding vesicular inhibitory amino acid transporter, whose translation MATLIKSKLSNVATSVSNKSQAKVSGVFARMGFQAATDEEAVGFAQCDDLDYEHRQGLQMDILKPEEATGEAELATEGDSHYQRDGTGLPPSTSKDGEPCVELAAQGKPKITAWEAGWNVTNAIQGMFVLGLPYAILHGGYLGLFLIIFAAVVCCYTGKILIACLYEENEDGELVRVRDSYVDIANACCAPRFPKLGGRVVNVAQIIELIMTCVLYVVVSGNLMYNSFPNLPISQKSWSILATAILLPCAFLKNLKAVSKFSLLCTLAHFVINILVIAYCLSRARDWAWDKVKFYIDVKKFPISIGIIVFSYTSQIFLPSLEGNMKSPKEFHSMMNWTHIAACILKGLFALVAYLTWADETKEVITDNLPSTIRAVVNVFLVAKALLSYPLPFFAAVEVFEKSFFQEGRIPMFANCYGIDGKLKSWGLALRCILVVLTLFMAMYIPHFALLMGLTGSLTGAGLCFLLPSLFHLKLLWRKLQWHHVFFDVSIFVIGSICSVSGFIHSLEGLIEAFDSNTSD comes from the exons ATGGCGACGCTTATAAAAAGCAAGCTTTCAAATGTTGCCACTTCCGTCTCGAACAAATCTCAGGCTAAAGTTAGCGGAGTGTTCGCCAGGATGGGGTTTCAAGCAGCGACCGACGAAGAAGCCGTTGGGTTTGCGCAGTGTGATGACCTGGACTATGAACATCGGCAGGGTCTGCAGATGGACATTTTGAAACCCGAAGAGGCGACCGGCGAGGCAGAGCTAGCGACTGAGGGCGATAGTCACTACCAGAGAGACGGCACTGGACTGCCTCCTTCGACCTCCAAAGATGGGGAGCCGTGTGTGGAGTTAGCAGCTCAGGGAAAGCCCAAAATTACTGCCTGGGAAGCGGGCTGGAATGTGACCAACGCGATCCAG GGTATGTTCGTCCTGGGCTTGCCCTATGCGATCCTCCATGGAGGATATCTCGGACTATTTTTAATCATTTTCGCTGCTGTTGTGTGTTGCTATACGGGGAAGATCCTGATTGCTTGTCTGTATGAGGAAAACGAAGACGGCGAGCTGGTGAGAGTAAGAGACTCCTATGTAGACATTGCCAATGCCTGCTGTGCCCCTCGCTTTCCGAAGCTGGGTGGCAGGGTCGTGAATGTAGCCCAAATCATTGAGTTAATAATGACCTGCGTTTTGTATGTGGTTGTAAGCGGCAACCTTATGTATAACAGTTTCCCAAATCTGCCCATCTCTCAAAAATCGTGGTCTATTTTGGCCACTGCAATATTATTACCTTGCGCGTTCCTGAAAAATCTCAAAGCGGTGTCCAAGTTTAGCTTGCTCTGCACTCTGGCACATTTTGTAATTAACATCTTAGTGATCGCCTACTGTCTGTCTAGAGCCCGGGACTGGGCCTGGGATAAGGTCAAATTCTACATTGACGTCAAAAAATTCCCAATATCCATCGGCATTATCGTTTTTAGCTACACTTCACAGATCTTCTTGCCGTCGCTGGAGGGCAACATGAAAAGCCCCAAAGAATTCCACAGCATGATGAACTGGACACATATAGCGGCGTGTATCCTAAAGGGACTATTTGCCTTGGTAGCTTACCTGACCTGGGCAGATGAGACAAAAGAGGTAATCACAGACAACCTCCCCTCTACTATCAGAGCAGTGGTCAACGTGTTTCTAGTGGCTAAAGCCTTGCTCTCCTACCCGCTACCTTTCTTCGCAGCTGTAGAAGTCTTCGAGAAATCCTTTTTCCAAGAGGGGAGGATTCCAATGTTTGCTAATTGTTATGGGATAGATGGTAAACTCAAATCATGGGGGTTAGCTTTACGGTGCATCCTAGTGGTCTTGACTTTGTTTATGGCCATGTATATTCCCCACTTCGCTCTGTTAATGGGCCTGACTGGGAGTCTAACGggtgctggcctctgttttctgctCCCAAGCCTTTTCCACCTCAAACTTTTGTGGCGAAAACTGCAGTGGCATCATGTCTTTTTCGATGTATCCATATTTGTCATAGGCTCTATATGCAGCGTGTCCGGGTTCATCCATTCGCTGGAGGGATTAATTGAGGCTTTCGACTCCAACACAAGCGACTGA